TGATAAGCTTTTGTTGTTTCCAGCTCATTAGcatgcctttttttgtttttctttaatagCTCATATTAATATCCTGATCATTTTGCTGTAGGAACCTGGAATTTCAACAATCCATGAGGGAGATTAAGGAGAAAGCAGAGGACTTGAAAGGGGTGAATGAGGATCTGAAAGCTAGGTAATGTTACAAGTtacaacaatatataattcttgtgTTGTTGTAGGGCACTTGTTTAACTATTTAGAGACTGAGATATACTGTTGTATGTCAAGGTTGGCACACACTTTGAATTAGCAATATGGAGTTTGACTTAATTGAAGTAATTCTGgtcatatattttgttttcccTAACTCTTTGTTCCTTGTTTTCCTCAACTCTTGGCTACTAAAggaactaattaaaatttctggGTACCTTTTTCTGGTTAGAGTGTAGCTACTTggatcaatatattttttaatgcattATTCATATCTTTGGCATCCAGCCTAAAGAAgaattggataattttttatttgtctatAACTAGAACAGTCATTGCTGAAACATAATCTATACACCTATTTTTCTTCCATAGAGCACAACATTCTCTACTTACAAATAATGCAAAAACACACTAGAAAAAGAGAACAGACTGAGAGTCGTCTTCATTCTTTAGTTCAGGACCTTAACCTTGGACTGGACAGTGTTACCTTAGTTTACATGTAACTATATTAGTGATGCGGgaacattatttacatatagtTTGCTATTATGCTTCATACTGGCACAGTATCTGTGGTGTCAGCTGCTTCTAGATGTATTTTACACGAGTATGATAATTTTGGCTCTAAAATGGTGTAAACCACAAGTATGCAATATGTTATTCtattacaaaaaacaaaaaaagaaagaaagaattggGATAAGTTTTGTATTAGCTATAACTGGAATACTCATTTCTGATACATACTCCTATTTTTCTTCCACGGAACACAGCATTCTCTACTTACAATTAAGCAAAATCACACTAGAAAAAAGAGAACTGATAGTCGTCTTCATTCTTTTGTTTAGGACCTTAACCTTTGACTGGACCGTGTTACCTTGGTTTACATGTAACTGTATTAGTGATGCAGgaacattatttacatatagtTTGCTATTATGCTTCAGACTGGCTCAGTATCTGTGGTCAACTGCTTCTAATGTGTTTTACACAAGAATGTTAATGTTTGACTCTAAAGTTGTGTATGAACCACAAGTATGCAATATGTTAGAAATTCTTGCATTGTATGGTTAGAAATTcttctatgtatttttttttaataatggaTAAGATTTgaacttatatttaaattctatcaccacatattaaattaaaccttTCACTATGTTTTAGGTTCAATGTGGGGTTAAAATGCAGTTCACAACCTAAATTATCTTGGTTAAATCAaatgattgataaatttaaaatttttaattccattatcatatttaaaaaaaaatcatgatcattctcattttactTGTAGAGAATAGTATATgcttatctattttatttcaaattaatgatttatataattcgattaaaactaaaattttacattaggCAATCAAATGAGGTACTATACGTATTGTTGAAGTCTTATCATGATTTATTAATAGAGTCCTTGAGGGTATAAATGTTGTTTCACACTTCGATCTATTAAAGGAGTTTAGGATTATTAAATAGTTCATTATTCTATTAAAgctttgtttttcaaaaattttttatttattattataaagagTATTAAGTCGTCATTCACGGTTTTTATGcataatatagatatagataacttgattttaattgatcaaaatactatttattactTAGTGCTGCATCTAGTATCTGAATCAATGtaatccttttaattttttgatggCACCTATATGCATTTTGTTATTACAGCCAGCAcgtttcttcttctccatagTAGTTTATGGTGCATGGTGCACAATGGCGCCAAGGGCTCCTGGAGCTGCGCTGTGCGCCATTTCGACTAGAACaatgtaaaagaaattaaaataaataaataatacttatattttttccctttaaaaaattagaggagcaatttcagaaattaaaatttatagaatatgTAGTAACTCTATATACTATACTAAACTAAAGCATATAGTTTAATTACTGAACCATAGCATACTTTGatcaacaaacaaataatatatatatgaaagtgATGATTTCAATTTACATTAATACTTAACTAAAGAACATAGACTACATAGTTACATTACATAATATCAGAatcaaagacaagaaaaggaaaaatagagTAAGTctatgaagaaaagaaaagaaaaaaataacaaaattgaaaagaaaacgAGAAGccaaaagaagaacaaaaagtATCATGAGAAAGTAGCAgcaacacaagaaaaaagagagaaaacgTACTTGGTGGCGGCACAGGGAATAAGCAACAGTACCTGTTGTtccttacttttttaatttgttttataaaattttgatgggCCCAGACCTAGAAAGGCCTAGGCTCACAAAGGCATGCCTGGCTCGCGCCTCGGCAACAGCCCGAATGGTGCCTAGGCGTTGCCATGGACGAAGGCCAGCGCCACAGGCTGAGAATGGCGAGAGACTTGCGCCTTTGGCCATGGCGCGCGCCATTAACTACTATGTTCTTCTCTCTACACAGATATCTTGtttgcattttatattttgtttatacaaGTAGGTGAACATTTGCGCCTTCAACATGCTTATGAGGCatgacattaattttttatgattttgctTCCGGGAGTTGGTGAATAATATATGTTTCACATATACACAGTTGTGGTTCACCCATAGCCCAACTCTTTATCATGGTTCGACTAAGGACAACGCGCCCAAATGGAAGGCTTCAGCCAGCACACCCCCCCGTTGTTGCCTCCACCTCCGCTACCTTCTGTCGAGTAGACCTTGACACCATCCCACATTTCAGGAacatgttttctttctttttacttttcatttcCTTATTTCTGTGGGTCTGCATGCATacattgaggacaatataTGTGCTGGGTGTGGGGGAGGTATGTTGTGCTTCTACTTGTGaagttattgattttttgggaGGTGGTTGGATAGTCATTTTAGAACGATCCTTGCAAAATTGGTTGTGTTGTTGAAAATCTGaatgtttgaaatttgaattgatgTGTTGGAATATGGATGTGTGGggattgaaaatatttaattgggttttgacaattttaattgaacacCGAAACTTGTGAAGGAAGTTAGAGTgtcttgagaaaaatatgtgaattatcCCGCAGTAGCTGTTGAATTTTCAGATTGTTGTCTTGTGATATCCCGTacattaatagaattttttggTATAAGTTGAGGT
This region of Sesamum indicum cultivar Zhongzhi No. 13 linkage group LG4, S_indicum_v1.0, whole genome shotgun sequence genomic DNA includes:
- the LOC105160039 gene encoding uncharacterized protein LOC105160039, giving the protein MLLPNGVFFRCEFSVFDEFFKKIKGEADRNLEFQQSMREIKEKAEDLKGVNEDLKASCGSPIAQLFIMVRLRTTRPNGRLQPAHPPVVASTSATFCRVDLDTIPHFRNMFSFFLLFISLFLWVCMHTLRTIYVLGVGEVCCASTCEVIDFLGGGWIVILERSLQNWLCC